Proteins co-encoded in one Salvia splendens isolate huo1 chromosome 4, SspV2, whole genome shotgun sequence genomic window:
- the LOC121798092 gene encoding probable apyrase 6 isoform X1 translates to MRRLNARTVSPSPEEENKDMDPIKFQFRTARPGFRPPNNKQPNPISKFCLYIAISIAILLFCYALLYGNRIDENKKYGIVIDGGSTGTRIHVFKYDFVNGNLALDFSDKGRASMRVNPGLSAYAEDPQGAGAAVAQLVEFAKRNVPRERWGDTEIRLMATAGLRLLEKEGQERILDACRRTLGASGFRFRDDWASVITGSDEGLYAWVVANYALGTLGAEPAHTTGIIELGGASAQVTFVSNEPMAPEFSRQVKFGNFTYNLYSHSLLHYGQNVAFESLKESLLSGHQELPAESLYIKKPMDPCTPRGYAYEKEARRLSPISLVEKRRYMSTLSPSGNFSECRSASLKLLQRGKDKCSYHTCYIGSTFIPKLQGKFLATENFFHTSKFFRLRQRSFLSGLMAAGEEFCKDDWSKLTKKYSFLNAEDLKHYCFSSAYIVAMLHDSLGIALDDRRIKYASQVDSIPLDWALGAFILQSAAELDADNADWLAPVIGGESSPLPLLFGIFLMVVLVSWFVVRRRKPHLKTIYDMEKGKYITTRISRYS, encoded by the exons GATTCCGACCCCCCAACAACAAGCAGCCAAATCCAATATCAAAGTTCTGTCTCTACATTGCTATCTCAATTGCGATTTTGCTATTTTGCTACGCTCTGTTGTATGGGAACAGAATCGACGAAAACAAGAAATACGGCATCGTGATCGACGGAGGGAGCACGGGTACCAGGATTCATGTGTTCAAGTACGACTTTGTGAATGGGAATTTGGCCCTGGATTTCTCCGACAAGGGGCGGGCGTCGATGAGGGTGAATCCGGGTCTCTCGGCTTACGCGGAGGATCCGCAGGGGGCTGGCGCCGCCGTGGCACAATTGGTGGAATTCGCTAAGAGAAATGTGCCGAGAGAGCGTTGGGGCGACACCGAGATTCGCCTAATGGCGACGGCTGGTTTGAGGTTGTTGGAGAAAGAAGGTCAAGAGAGGATCTTGGATGCTTGTAGGAGAACTTTGGGAGCATCTGGATTTAGGTTTCGTGATGATTGGGCTAGTGTCATCACTG GGTCTGATGAAGGCTTGTATGCTTGGGTTGTGGCTAACTATGCTCTTGGAACTCTTGGAGCCGAACCAGCACATACAACTGGTATCATTGAACTTGGTGGTGCTTCAGCTCAG GTCACATTCGTCTCGAATGAGCCCATGGCCCCTGAGTTCTCCCGGCAAGTTAAATTTGGGAATTTCACTTACAACCTATACAGTCACAGCTTACTTCACTATGGCCAG AATGTTGCCTTCGAGTCGTTGAAAGAATCTCTTCTATCAGGGCACCAAGAATTGC CTGCCGAATCTCTTTACATAAAGAAACCAATGGATCCTTGTACTCCTAGAGGATATGCCTATGAAAAGGAGGCACGGAGGCTCTCTCCTATTTCTTTGGTCGAAAAAAGGAGATACATGTCTACTTTGTCTCCCAGTGGTAATTTCTCCGAGTGCCGATCTGCTTCTTTGAAGCTGCTGCAGAGAGGGAAAG ACAAATGCTCTTATCACACTTGCTACATCGGATCAACATTTATTCCAAAGCTGCAGGGGAAGTTTCTGGCAACAGAGAATTTCTTTCACACTTCAAAG TTCTTTAGGTTGAGGCAAAGATCATTTTTGTCTGGTCTGATGGCTGCCGGGGAAGAATTCTGCAAAGATGACTGGTCAAAGTTGACAAAGAAATACTCATTTCTCAATGCAGAGGACCTTAAGCACTATTGCTTCTCTTCAGCATATATTGTCGCCATGCTTCACGATAGTCTAGGAATTGCTTTGGATGATCGAAG GATTAAATACGCGAGCCAGGTTGACAGTATCCCACTTGACTGGGCGCTGGGAGCCTTCATTCTGCAGAGTGCAGCCGAGTTAGACGCAGATAATGCAGATTGGTTGGCCCCAGTTATAGGAGGTGAATCTTCGCCCCTACCTCTTCTCTTCGGAATCTTCCTAATGGTGGTGCTTGTGTCATGGTTCGTGGTGAGAAGGCGGAAGCCTCATCTGAAGACGATCTATGATATGGAAAAAGGTAAATACATAACCACGCGCATCAGTCGATACTCATAA
- the LOC121798092 gene encoding probable apyrase 6 isoform X2: MRRLNARTVSPSPEEENKDMDPIKFQFRTARPGFRPPNNKQPNPISKFCLYIAISIAILLFCYALLYGNRIDENKKYGIVIDGGSTGTRIHVFKYDFVNGNLALDFSDKGRASMRVNPGLSAYAEDPQGAGAAVAQLVEFAKRNVPRERWGDTEIRLMATAGLRLLEKEGQERILDACRRTLGASGFRFRDDWASVITGSDEGLYAWVVANYALGTLGAEPAHTTGIIELGGASAQVTFVSNEPMAPEFSRQVKFGNFTYNLYSHSLLHYGQNVAFESLKESLLSGHQELPAESLYIKKPMDPCTPRGYAYEKEARRLSPISLVEKRRYMSTLSPSGNFSECRSASLKLLQRGKDKCSYHTCYIGSTFIPKLQGKFLATENFFHTSKFFRLRQRSFLSGLMAAGEEFCKDDWSKLTKKYSFLNAEDLKHYCFSSAYIVAMLHDSLGIALDDRRIKYASQVDSIPLDWALGAFILQSAAELDADNADWLAPVIGGESSPLPLLFGIFLMVVLVSWFVVRRRKPHLKTIYDMEKDDDDQVPQ, encoded by the exons GATTCCGACCCCCCAACAACAAGCAGCCAAATCCAATATCAAAGTTCTGTCTCTACATTGCTATCTCAATTGCGATTTTGCTATTTTGCTACGCTCTGTTGTATGGGAACAGAATCGACGAAAACAAGAAATACGGCATCGTGATCGACGGAGGGAGCACGGGTACCAGGATTCATGTGTTCAAGTACGACTTTGTGAATGGGAATTTGGCCCTGGATTTCTCCGACAAGGGGCGGGCGTCGATGAGGGTGAATCCGGGTCTCTCGGCTTACGCGGAGGATCCGCAGGGGGCTGGCGCCGCCGTGGCACAATTGGTGGAATTCGCTAAGAGAAATGTGCCGAGAGAGCGTTGGGGCGACACCGAGATTCGCCTAATGGCGACGGCTGGTTTGAGGTTGTTGGAGAAAGAAGGTCAAGAGAGGATCTTGGATGCTTGTAGGAGAACTTTGGGAGCATCTGGATTTAGGTTTCGTGATGATTGGGCTAGTGTCATCACTG GGTCTGATGAAGGCTTGTATGCTTGGGTTGTGGCTAACTATGCTCTTGGAACTCTTGGAGCCGAACCAGCACATACAACTGGTATCATTGAACTTGGTGGTGCTTCAGCTCAG GTCACATTCGTCTCGAATGAGCCCATGGCCCCTGAGTTCTCCCGGCAAGTTAAATTTGGGAATTTCACTTACAACCTATACAGTCACAGCTTACTTCACTATGGCCAG AATGTTGCCTTCGAGTCGTTGAAAGAATCTCTTCTATCAGGGCACCAAGAATTGC CTGCCGAATCTCTTTACATAAAGAAACCAATGGATCCTTGTACTCCTAGAGGATATGCCTATGAAAAGGAGGCACGGAGGCTCTCTCCTATTTCTTTGGTCGAAAAAAGGAGATACATGTCTACTTTGTCTCCCAGTGGTAATTTCTCCGAGTGCCGATCTGCTTCTTTGAAGCTGCTGCAGAGAGGGAAAG ACAAATGCTCTTATCACACTTGCTACATCGGATCAACATTTATTCCAAAGCTGCAGGGGAAGTTTCTGGCAACAGAGAATTTCTTTCACACTTCAAAG TTCTTTAGGTTGAGGCAAAGATCATTTTTGTCTGGTCTGATGGCTGCCGGGGAAGAATTCTGCAAAGATGACTGGTCAAAGTTGACAAAGAAATACTCATTTCTCAATGCAGAGGACCTTAAGCACTATTGCTTCTCTTCAGCATATATTGTCGCCATGCTTCACGATAGTCTAGGAATTGCTTTGGATGATCGAAG GATTAAATACGCGAGCCAGGTTGACAGTATCCCACTTGACTGGGCGCTGGGAGCCTTCATTCTGCAGAGTGCAGCCGAGTTAGACGCAGATAATGCAGATTGGTTGGCCCCAGTTATAGGAGGTGAATCTTCGCCCCTACCTCTTCTCTTCGGAATCTTCCTAATGGTGGTGCTTGTGTCATGGTTCGTGGTGAGAAGGCGGAAGCCTCATCTGAAGACGATCTATGATATGGAAAAAG ACGACGACGACCAAGTGCCTCAGTGA
- the LOC121798093 gene encoding uncharacterized protein LOC121798093 has translation MAEPLVGNVNQLLKTEAGGPSQPLPEAVGLNGKKPEVVGSSSSVAEDNQVVVTVDNEEEDENAPLIGMGECRICQEEDSVNNLESPCACSGSLKYAHRKCVQHWCNEKGDITCEICHKQYQPGYTAIPRPQPDETTIDIGGVWQISGTPLDMHDPRLLAITEAERQLFDADYDDYNNANSSGAAFCRSAALILMALLLLRHALSITDDGDADGEDDASTFLSLFLLRAVGFLMPCYIMIWAISILQRRRQRQEAATLAAAQFAIMVQSAQSRGLIVTSAAPAVTPLATPHAAGPSQAAPQHEHV, from the exons ATGGCTGAACCTTTGGTGGGGAATGTGAACCAGCTACTGAAGACTGAGGCGGGTGGCCCGAGCCAGCCGCTTCCTGAGGCTGTGGGGCTAAATGGAAAGAAGCCTGAAGTGGTGGGTTCCTCATCATCAGTGGCTGAAGATAACCAAGTGGTAGTGACAGTTGACAATGAGGAGGAAGACGAGAATGCACCACTGATAGGGATGGGGGAATGCCGGATTTGTCAAGAAGAGGATTCTGTAAATAATTTGGAGAGTCCCTGTGCTTGCAGTGGGAGTCTTAAG TATGCTCATAGGAAATGTGTTCAACACTGGTGCAATGAGAAGGGAGATATTACTTGTGAGATTTGTCACAAG CAATATCAGCCTGGTTATACTGCTATACCACGTCCTCAACCTGATGAAACTACCATTGATATAGG TGGAGTGTGGCAAATATCTGGCACACCACTAGACATGCATGATCCACGTCTTCTGGCAATTACTGAGGCTGAGCGTCAGTTGTTTGATGCTGACTATGATGATTATAACAACGCTAACAGCAGTGGTGCTGCCTTCTGCCGTTCAGCTGCTCTGATT TTAATGGCTCTTTTGCTACTGAGACATGCACTGTCCATCACTGATGATGGGGATGCAGACGGAGAGGACGACGCATCAACTTTCTTATCT CTTTTCTTGCTTCGAGCTGTTGGATTTCTTATGCCTTGCTACATCATGATCTGGGCCATAAGCATCTTGCAACGTAGGAGACAAAGACAG GAGGCTGCAACACTAGCGGCTGCACAGTTTGCAATCATGGTTCAATCAGCCCAAAGCAGAGGCCTCATCGTCACCTCAGCCGCACCAGCAGTCACTCCGTTGGCCACTCCACATGCTGCTGGCCCTTCACAGGCCGCGCCTCAGCATGAGCACGTCTGA
- the LOC121799496 gene encoding zinc-finger homeodomain protein 10-like, producing the protein MVDLDLIPTKSGEETEPDTPPHTPTPSHPSPAFKECMKNHAANIGGHAVDGCGEYMPMPPRSAVPISLICAACGCHRNFHRRAHFLNFGQPQPKLTVKEVGRKRSRTKFSQEQKERMHSFSEKLGWKMQRCDEAAVEEFCLDVGVARGVLKVWMHNNKNINGESGKSFSLH; encoded by the coding sequence ATGGTCGACCTTGACTTAATCCCCACTAAAAGTGGCGAAGAAACCGAACCTGACACCCCACCGCACACGCCCACTCCATCCCACCCTTCGCCGGCGTTCAAAGAATGCATGAAGAATCACGCAGCCAATATAGGTGGCCACGCAGTAGACGGCTGCGGAGAGTACATGCCGATGCCGCCCCGCTCCGCCGTCCCTATCTCACTGATATGCGCCGCCTGCGGCTGCCACCGCAACTTCCACCGCCGCGCACACTTTCTCAATTTCGGACAGCCTCAGCCCAAGCTAACCGTTAAAGAAGTGGGGAGAAAGCGGTCGAGGACGAAATTCAGCCAGGAGCAGAAGGAGAGGATGCATTCCTTCTCCGAGAAGCTCGGCTGGAAAATGCAGAGGTGCGACGAGGCGGCCGTGGAAGAGTTCTGCCTCGACGTCGGCGTCGCTAGAGGAGTGCTCAAAGTGTGGATGCACAACAACAAGAACATCAATGGCGAGAGTGGAAAGAGTTTTTCACTTCATTAA
- the LOC121801607 gene encoding 60S ribosomal protein L34: MVQRLTYRKRHSYATKSNQHRVVKTPGGKLVYQTTKKRASGPKCPVTGKRIQGIPHLRPAEYKRSRLSRNRRTVNRAYGGVLSGSAVRERIIRAFLVEEQKIVKKVLKIQKAKEKVASKN, from the exons ATGGTGCAGCGTCTGACATACAGGAAGCGTCATAGTTACGCCACCAAATCCAATCAACACCGCGTCGTCAAAACTCCCG GTGGGAAGCTAGTGTATCAGACCACCAAGAAGAGAGCGAGTGGACCAAAATGCCCCGTCACCGGAAAGAGGATCCAAGGG ATTCCTCACCTAAGACCTGCAGAGTATAAGAGGTCCAGATTGTCCAGGAACCGCAGAACTGTGAATCGGGCCTATGGCGGAGTCTTATCTGGTTCTGCTGTGAGGGAAAG GATCATTAGAGCTTTCTTGGTGGAAGAACAAAAGATTGTGAAGAAGGTTCTGAAGATTCAGAAGGCCAAGGAAAAGGTTGCTTCCAAGAACTAG
- the LOC121798094 gene encoding protein FEZ-like codes for MEERNSNELGDKFDEELPGFRFHPTDEELVGFYLTRKIHHKPLSIELIKHIDIYKYDPWDLPKIATNGEKEWYFYCPRDRKYRNSSRPNRVTGAGFWKATGTDRPIYSSETSKCIGLKKSLVFYKGKAAKGIKTDWMMHEFRLPSLSPSSSSTNKNIPINEAWAICRIFKNLNIERKKLSA; via the exons ATGGAGGAGAGGAATAGTAATGAATTAGGTGACAAATTTGATGAGGAGCTGCCAGGGTTCAGATTCCATCCAACTGATGAAGAGCTAGTAGGGTTTTACCTCACTAGAAAGATTCACCACAAACCTCTCTCGATCGAGCTCATCAAGCACATCGACATCTACAAATACGATCCATGGGATCTTCCAA AGATAGCAACGAATGGGGAGAAGGAGTGGTATTTCTACTGCCCGAGAGACCGCAAGTACAGAAACAGCAGCCGGCCTAATCGTGTGACCGGGGCTGGTTTCTGGAAGGCCACTGGAACTGACAGGCCGATCTACTCTTCCGAGACCAGTAAATGCATAGGTTTGAAGAAATCCCTTGTTTTCTACAAAGGGAAGGCAGCAAAAGGGATCAAAACTGATTGGATGATGCATGAGTTTCGGCTTCCCTCTCTCTCACCTTCTTCCTCTTCGACCAACAAAAATATCCCCATAAAT GAAGCATGGGCGATATGTAGGATTTTCAAGAATTTAAAtattgagagaaaaaaattatcaGCTTGA